Part of the Rhodococcus sp. OK302 genome is shown below.
GTGACGCTGTCACGATCAGGTCCGCGACGGTGTTGGAGAGTTCCAACGATTCGATCTTCACTCGTGGAGTCATCAACTCTTCTGCGGTGCGTTCACCGAACTGCAGTGACCGATCAACGAGGAGTGCGGTGCCCTTGTCAATCGAACCGCGTTGCGCCGACGTACGAACCAGCGAGCCGAGTTCCTGAGGCGACCGCGCCGAGCGTAGTTCTTCCGCAGGCTCGATGCCCATGCGGCGCACGATCCAGTTTGCGGCTCCGTTGAGTCCGTTGATCGCCCACCGGAAGATCAGTGAGAACCCGGCCTGCATGCCGGCGGTCGCGCGCGCAGTCGGCATCGGCTTGGAGATCGCCAAATTTTTGGGGACAAGCTCACCGAAGATCATCGAGAACGACGTGGCGAGGACCAGTGCGATCACCAATGACGTTGTAGAGGCTGCCGATTCACTCAGTCCGATGGCCTTCATCACCGGGGTGATGAAGCGGGCCAGCACAGGTTCTGCGAGGTAACCGGTGATGAGCGTGGTGAGCGTGATGCCGAGTTGCGCGCCGGACAACTGGAACGAGAGTGTCTTGTGCGCGTGCTGAACCTGACGCGAACGACGATCGCCGTTACGTGCTGCTTCGTCGACAGTGCTGCGTTCGAGGGCAGTGAGGGAGAATTCTGCCGCCACGAAGAGGGCGGTGCCTGCAGTCAGGGCAACGAAACCGAGCAGGCTGAGAATGGTGAAAACGATGTCCATGGGTCATCGCCACCTGAGAATTGAGCGGAGCGCGCCGGGTTTGTCTCCCGGCTCGCTAGAGGAGCCCTCCGAACCAGCGGAATCGGACGATTCCTCGGATATGACGACGGGTGTTGCGCCGGGTAAGTGTGTGGGTGCCTCGGGCACCGGGTTCCTCTCGTCGAGGCCGAAGACTTCTCGGCTCTAGCGGACTCGGCCGGGCCACCCTAGGGCTCCCGACCGAGTTTTCTTGATGTTTCCACGTCCAATGATACCGGCGGGTGCTCCGGTATTGGGACCCGAGCACCCACCGATCGGCATTACCTGCGTCTCACCAACCCGACGGAAGGGGGCGTCCCTCGGCAAACCCAGCCGCGGACTGCACTCCGAGCACAGCTTTCTCGTGCAGTTCCTCCAGCGAACGAGCGCCCGCGTACGTGCACGTACTACGAACACCGGAACAAATCTGGTCGATCAAATCCTCGACACCCGGACGTTCCGGGTCGAGGCGCATCCGTGAACTCGAGATGCCTTCCTCGAACAGTCCCTTCCGGGCCCGGTCGAAGCCTGTTTCGGTGGCGGTGCGCGCAGCAACAGCGCGCTTGGATGCCATACCGAAACTCTCCTTGTACGCGTTTCCGGCCTGATCGACCTTGAGGTCGCCGGGCGACTCGTACGTTCCGGCGAACCACGAGCCGATCATGACGTTGGACGCGCCCGCAGCGAGCGCCAACGCGACATCACGGGGATGACGCACACCGCCGTCGGCCCAGACATGCTTACCGAGCTCACGGGCCGCGGCGGCACATTCGGCGACAGCCGAGAACTGCGGACGGCCGACGCCCGTCATCATGCGCGTCGTGCACATGGCGCCGGGTCCGACGCCGACCTTGACGATGTCTGCGCCGGCCGCGATGAGGTCGCGGGTTCCCTGCGCCGACACCACGTTTCCGGCAACGAGCGGCACACCCAGATCGAGGGCCTTGAGCGTGGTCAGGGCATCGATCATGCGTTGCTGGTGACCGTGCGCCGTGTCGACGACGATGACGTCCGCTCCGGCGTCGACAAGCGCCTTGGCCTTAGCCCCGACATCGCCGTTGACACCGACCGCTGCCGCCACGCGCAGTGCGCCACGGGCGTCCACGGCGGGATCGTAGATTCCCGCACGAATAGCGCCGGTACGGGTCAAAACGCCGGCGAGGGTGCCGTCGTCGTTGAGGATCACGGCCAGTGGATCGTGCTTGGCCTCGAGAAGTTCGAACACCTCGCGCGGCGTCGCGGTGACCGGTGCGGTCACGAAGTCGGTGATCGCCACGGCACGTAGGCGGGTGAAGCGGTCGACATCCGCACACGCAGCCTCGGTGACAACACCGAGAGGCTTGCCGTTCTCGACGACAATGACAGCCCCATGAGCGCGTTTGGACAGCAACGCCAACGCGTCGGAGACGGCGTCGTCAGGACTCAAGGTCACCGGAGTATCCGCAACCAGATGACGGCTCTTCACGAACGCCACCGTCTCGGCGACGGCCTCCGTCGGGATGTCCTGCGGAATGATCACGAGACCACCGCGGCGCGCGACGGTTTCAGCCATTCGGCGGCCCGCAACAGCGGTCATGTTGGCGACGACGACAGGAATGGTGGTTCCCGATCCGTCGTTCGATGCGAGAGAAACATCGAACCGGGACGTCACATCGGTCCGGTTGGGGACGAGGAAGACGTCGTCGTAGGTCAGGTCATATGGCGGGCGTTGCCCTTCGAGGAACTGCACGCTTCACGAGACTACCGGCGACGGCGCACTTACGCCGGGTGTTTCGCGGCCTTGCGACCGTGAGAGCGCGATGGTCGTGAAGATCATGACCGCCACCGCGCACCCGATGAGGGCAATTCCCGGGCCGTCGACACGCAGACGTTCGTCGAGCACCGTCATTCCCAGGAAGATCGCCGCGATGGGCTCAGCGATGGTCAACGCCGGCAACGACGCCGACAACGGGCCCACTTGGAATGCTCGTTGCTGTAGGTAGACGCCGACGGCCCCGGATGCGATCAACGCCCAGGTCTGCCACGCACCCAGGACCCCGGCCAATCCGTGTCCGAGCAGATCGGTCACGTACTTGGTGAAGGCAACCGCAACGCCGAAGAAGACGCCCGCGGCCGCGCCCAGAAGCAATGCGCGCCAGCCGGCATCGAGTTTCGACAACCCGGCGATGGTGGCGACAACCGCAACGCCCACCGTAAGTGCCAGCGGCGCAATCCAATCACCGAAGGCAGCATTGCTGTTTCCTTCGGTGGGATCGCCGACAACCAAGAACACCGCCAACGCAATCGCGAGCATGACGGCACAGGTCCACGCATAGCGAGTGATCCGGATACCCGAAAATTTCGCGGACAACGGCAGTGCGAACAGCAGGGACGACACGATCAGCGGTTGGACCACCAACACCGAGCCGAGTGAGAGCGCCAACGCCTGCATCACGTACCCGCCACCGTCGCCGAGCAGACCAGCCCACCACCGCGGACTCCGAATCAACGACGCGACCAACGCTTCGTCTTCCGCTACCGCCGACGCGGCCCGCTGTTGGGCCACCGAAGCGCACGCGAACAGCAGTGCGGCAGCAAGAGCACAGATTATCGAGATCAGTGGAAGATCACCCATAGATCTCAGTGTGCGCGTTTGCCGCCGGCTTTTCCGGCAGTTGGGCGACCCGAGTTGGGCATACCCGTTCCGCGGCGCGGTGTCAGACCCTTGGACGCCAAACGTTCCGCCCGAGTGGGGACAGGCGTGCCGTCCGCACGGATCTTCTTCACACTCTTGGGATCGCTGACCCGACGCGAAGGCGCGGCGCGTTTGTCGCCGTCCTTCTTCATGCGTCCACCGACCGCGGTGCGGCCTGCCGTGTCATGTTCCTGACGGCCACGCTTGGCCGTGTGCTTGACCTCGACGGTGGTGTCCGGAGCTGCAACGGGAATGCCCGTCGGTTCCATCGCTCCGGTAATGCGAGTGAGCTCGAGATCATCCGGGCGTACGCGCACGCTGTGCACCTTCACGCCGGCCGCTTTGGTGAGCTTTTCGACGGTTTCGCGTTCCTCGTCGGTGACGATGGTGACCACAACACCCGATTCGCCGGCGCGCGCGGTTCGACCGGCGCGGTGCAGGTAGTCCTTGGCCTCGGCCGGGGGATCGACGTGGACCACGAGGGTGACGTCGTCGACGTGGATGCCTCGGGCAGCGACATCGGTGGCAACCAGTACGGGCGTGGTGCCGTCGGAGAACGATGCGAGAGTCTTGGTCCGGTTGTTCTGAGTCTTACCGCCGTGCAGAGATCCGGCAGACACACCGATCAAATGCAGCTGCTGAGCCAGACGATCCACGCCGTGCTTGGTCTTGACGAACATGATGGTGCGCCCGGCGCGCGAAGCGATATGTGCGACAACGGATCTCTTGTCCACCGGGTCTACGAACAGCAGGTGATGATCCATCGTCGACACCGTGGCGACCGGGGGAGCCGTGGAATGCGACGCCGGATTACGCAGGTAACCGGCGACCAGATCATCGACCTTGCCATCCAGTGTTGCCGAAAAGAGAAGGCGCTGACCATCTTTGGGAGTCGTATCAAGAATCTTCGCGACCTCGTCGATGAACCCCATGTCAGCCATGTGGTCGGCCTCGTCGATGGTGGTGATCACGACGTCGTCGAGAAGCACCGACTTCTGCTCGACCAGATCGAGCAACCGTCCGGGAGTGGCAATCAGCAGGTCGACACCGCGGGCCAGGATATCGGCCTGACGCTTGATCGGGACACCGCCCACCGCACTGGCCACACGCAAACCGACCTCGGTTGCGGCGTCGTCGAGTGCTTTGTGAATCTGGATCGCAAGTTCGCGGGTGGGAGCGAGCACCAAACCACGCGGACGATTCCGTTTGCTCGCCCCACCTTTGAGGCGAACCAGCATCGGAAGCCCGAAGGCCAAAGTCTTTCCGGAACCCGTCGCACCGCGTCCGAGGACGTCCCGGCCGGCAAGAACATCAGGGATGGTTGCGGCCTGGATGGGGAACGGAGCATCAATCCCGCTGCGGCGCAAAGCATGCACCATTACAGCGGGGATTCCGAGGTCGATGAACGAACGCCCGTCGGTAGAAGTGGGCGAGTCGATCGTCGATTCAGGCATTAACCCAGGGTACCCGGTAGGCAGAGCGAACTCTGCCTACCGGAACCCAGTGTGAGTCAGGCCTCGATTTCGCTACGGTCACCGCTCCACAACGTGTGGAACTTGCCCGGCTTGTCGATGCGCTCGTAGGTGTGAGCACCGAAGAAGTCACGCTGACCCTGAGTCAACGCAGCCGGCAGACGCTTCGCACGCAGACCGTCGTAGTACGAGAGCGACGACGCGAACGCGGGAACCGGGATACCGAGCATCGTCGCGGTGGCGACAACACGGCGCCAGCTGTCGATACCGGCCTCGATGGCTTCACGGAAGTACGGAGCCAGAATCAAGCTCGGCAGTGCCGGATCCGTCTCGTAGGCATCCTTGATGCGGTTGAGGAACTGCGCACGAATGATGCAGCCGCCGCGCCAGATGGTTGCCAGGTCAGCAGGCTTGACGTCCCAGTTGTACTCGGCACTGCCGGCAGCGATCTGGTCGAATCCCTGCGCGTACGCCACGATCTTCGACGCGTACAGCGCCGCCTGGATATCTGCTGCGAACTGCTCGGCGTCAGATGGCTTGTCGCCGAGTGCACCGGACGCTAGATCCAGAGCCTGAGCTGCAGCGCGCTGCGTGCGGCTACCCGAGAGTGCGCGAGCGAACACGGCCTCGGCGATACCGGTGACCGGCACACCCAGGTCCAGAGCGGACTTGACCGTCCAACGGCCCGTGCCCTTCTGCTCGGCAGCATCGACGATGACGTCGACCAACGGCTTGCCGGTCTCGGCGTCGACCTGACGCAGGACCTCGGCCGTGATCTCGATCAGGTACGACTCGAGGGTGCCCTTGTTCCACTCGGTGAAGACGTCGGCCACCTGGCCGGCGTCGTAACCCAGAGCGTCGCGGAAAAGGTTGTACGCCTCACCGATGAGCTGCATGTCGGCGTACTCGATGCCGTTGTGCACCATCTTGACGAAGTGGCCGCTGCCGTCGGGGCCGATGTGCGTGCAGCACGGGGTGCCGTCGACGTGAGCCGAGATGGACTCGAGAAGGGGGCCGAGAGCCTCGTAGGACTCCTTCGGGCCGCCCGGCATGATCGAGGGACCGTTGAGTGCGCCTTCTTCGCCACCGGAGATTCCAGCGCCGACGAAGTGCAGTCCGCGGGCACGGATCGCAGCCTCGCGACGGATCGTGTCGGTGTACAGCGAGTTGCCGCCGTCGATGATGATGTCGCCGGGCTCCATCGCGTTCGCGAGCTCTTCGATGACAGCGTCCGTCGGATCGCCGGCCTTGACCATGATCAGCACGCGACGCGGCTTCTGCAGCGCGGCGACAAACTCTTCGATGGTTTCGGTACGCACGAAATCG
Proteins encoded:
- a CDS encoding hemolysin family protein codes for the protein MDIVFTILSLLGFVALTAGTALFVAAEFSLTALERSTVDEAARNGDRRSRQVQHAHKTLSFQLSGAQLGITLTTLITGYLAEPVLARFITPVMKAIGLSESAASTTSLVIALVLATSFSMIFGELVPKNLAISKPMPTARATAGMQAGFSLIFRWAINGLNGAANWIVRRMGIEPAEELRSARSPQELGSLVRTSAQRGSIDKGTALLVDRSLQFGERTAEELMTPRVKIESLELSNTVADLIVTASRTGYSRFPVVRGDLDDTVGVVHIKHAFTVPADRRRTTRVDTLAQRVPVVPSSLDGDAVMERIRSDGMQVALVVDEYGGTAGIVTMEDLIEEIVGDVRDEHDEPELDVGRAGDGWSCSGLLRIDEVNSATGYTAPEGDYDTLGGLVLTELGRIPEEGDEVELPDVDSSGDHRGKWIARVTSMDGRRIDRVTITPVPGDVEPESADSKKESDDE
- a CDS encoding GuaB1 family IMP dehydrogenase-related protein; its protein translation is MQFLEGQRPPYDLTYDDVFLVPNRTDVTSRFDVSLASNDGSGTTIPVVVANMTAVAGRRMAETVARRGGLVIIPQDIPTEAVAETVAFVKSRHLVADTPVTLSPDDAVSDALALLSKRAHGAVIVVENGKPLGVVTEAACADVDRFTRLRAVAITDFVTAPVTATPREVFELLEAKHDPLAVILNDDGTLAGVLTRTGAIRAGIYDPAVDARGALRVAAAVGVNGDVGAKAKALVDAGADVIVVDTAHGHQQRMIDALTTLKALDLGVPLVAGNVVSAQGTRDLIAAGADIVKVGVGPGAMCTTRMMTGVGRPQFSAVAECAAAARELGKHVWADGGVRHPRDVALALAAGASNVMIGSWFAGTYESPGDLKVDQAGNAYKESFGMASKRAVAARTATETGFDRARKGLFEEGISSSRMRLDPERPGVEDLIDQICSGVRSTCTYAGARSLEELHEKAVLGVQSAAGFAEGRPLPSGW
- a CDS encoding DMT family transporter, whose translation is MGDLPLISIICALAAALLFACASVAQQRAASAVAEDEALVASLIRSPRWWAGLLGDGGGYVMQALALSLGSVLVVQPLIVSSLLFALPLSAKFSGIRITRYAWTCAVMLAIALAVFLVVGDPTEGNSNAAFGDWIAPLALTVGVAVVATIAGLSKLDAGWRALLLGAAAGVFFGVAVAFTKYVTDLLGHGLAGVLGAWQTWALIASGAVGVYLQQRAFQVGPLSASLPALTIAEPIAAIFLGMTVLDERLRVDGPGIALIGCAVAVMIFTTIALSRSQGRETPGVSAPSPVVS
- a CDS encoding DEAD/DEAH box helicase; protein product: MPESTIDSPTSTDGRSFIDLGIPAVMVHALRRSGIDAPFPIQAATIPDVLAGRDVLGRGATGSGKTLAFGLPMLVRLKGGASKRNRPRGLVLAPTRELAIQIHKALDDAATEVGLRVASAVGGVPIKRQADILARGVDLLIATPGRLLDLVEQKSVLLDDVVITTIDEADHMADMGFIDEVAKILDTTPKDGQRLLFSATLDGKVDDLVAGYLRNPASHSTAPPVATVSTMDHHLLFVDPVDKRSVVAHIASRAGRTIMFVKTKHGVDRLAQQLHLIGVSAGSLHGGKTQNNRTKTLASFSDGTTPVLVATDVAARGIHVDDVTLVVHVDPPAEAKDYLHRAGRTARAGESGVVVTIVTDEERETVEKLTKAAGVKVHSVRVRPDDLELTRITGAMEPTGIPVAAPDTTVEVKHTAKRGRQEHDTAGRTAVGGRMKKDGDKRAAPSRRVSDPKSVKKIRADGTPVPTRAERLASKGLTPRRGTGMPNSGRPTAGKAGGKRAH
- the gndA gene encoding NADP-dependent phosphogluconate dehydrogenase; translation: MSTNSTESPRAQIGVTGLAVMGSNIARNFARHGHTVALHNRSIAKTDALIADHGSEGDFVRTETIEEFVAALQKPRRVLIMVKAGDPTDAVIEELANAMEPGDIIIDGGNSLYTDTIRREAAIRARGLHFVGAGISGGEEGALNGPSIMPGGPKESYEALGPLLESISAHVDGTPCCTHIGPDGSGHFVKMVHNGIEYADMQLIGEAYNLFRDALGYDAGQVADVFTEWNKGTLESYLIEITAEVLRQVDAETGKPLVDVIVDAAEQKGTGRWTVKSALDLGVPVTGIAEAVFARALSGSRTQRAAAQALDLASGALGDKPSDAEQFAADIQAALYASKIVAYAQGFDQIAAGSAEYNWDVKPADLATIWRGGCIIRAQFLNRIKDAYETDPALPSLILAPYFREAIEAGIDSWRRVVATATMLGIPVPAFASSLSYYDGLRAKRLPAALTQGQRDFFGAHTYERIDKPGKFHTLWSGDRSEIEA